A DNA window from Cytophagia bacterium CHB2 contains the following coding sequences:
- a CDS encoding sigma-54-dependent Fis family transcriptional regulator, which translates to MIQSSQTAAEPSFAVAKTNGAKRTILLIDDDHNIHELCRRYVTKAGHDFISAYDGAEGLELIRRGKVDLVLLDFMLPGRDGYSIYKELASNAAFTHVRHVPVIMLTAYPGAEERKRELMELGLSMHIEKPFGGPELIKVIENVFVSHGVRERERQRALTKEHEAARVSAENRALRTQIVETYGFESIIGNNQRMREIFDRIRKVAKTDANILIYGESGTGKELIARSIHAHSHRAKGPFIAVDCVALPGNLLESELYGYEKGAFTGAVAAKRGLLELAHSGTFFLDEITELNLDLQAKLLRVLQERQFRRLGGKDLIEVDMRVISATNREPFEAVKERALRHDLYYRLNVIPITLPPLRERKDDIALLCRGFLQKFSSGHQPQALELSPEALTCLMGYSWPGNVRELQNVMERVASLATGPRIETSDLPEYLRDSYHTPLRAGHSDEQNGVASAAELPLREARQQWMEKFERNYLIELMNRCNGNISRVARKAGVHRMTIYRMLKHYDITISPRRAQ; encoded by the coding sequence ATGATTCAATCCAGCCAGACTGCAGCAGAGCCTAGTTTTGCAGTAGCCAAAACCAATGGCGCCAAGCGCACGATTCTTCTGATTGACGATGATCATAATATTCACGAGTTGTGTCGCAGGTATGTGACAAAAGCGGGACATGATTTCATTTCGGCCTATGACGGCGCGGAAGGGTTGGAGCTGATTCGACGCGGCAAAGTGGATTTGGTGTTGCTCGATTTCATGCTGCCCGGCCGCGACGGTTATTCCATCTACAAGGAATTGGCGAGCAACGCGGCGTTTACACATGTGCGTCATGTGCCCGTCATCATGCTCACGGCTTATCCCGGCGCGGAAGAGCGCAAGCGCGAATTGATGGAACTCGGATTGAGTATGCACATTGAAAAGCCGTTCGGCGGGCCGGAATTGATCAAAGTCATCGAGAATGTTTTCGTCAGCCACGGGGTGCGCGAGCGCGAACGCCAGCGCGCGCTCACCAAGGAACATGAGGCGGCGCGCGTGAGCGCGGAAAACCGCGCGTTGCGCACGCAGATCGTCGAAACCTACGGGTTTGAAAGCATCATCGGTAACAACCAGCGCATGCGCGAGATTTTCGATCGCATCCGGAAAGTCGCCAAAACCGACGCGAATATTTTGATCTACGGCGAAAGCGGCACCGGTAAAGAACTGATCGCGCGCAGCATTCACGCGCACAGCCATCGCGCCAAAGGGCCGTTCATTGCGGTGGATTGTGTGGCCCTGCCCGGCAATCTGCTGGAAAGCGAATTGTATGGTTATGAAAAAGGCGCCTTCACCGGCGCGGTTGCGGCCAAGCGCGGTTTGTTGGAATTGGCGCATAGCGGTACGTTTTTTTTGGATGAAATCACCGAGCTTAATCTCGATTTGCAGGCGAAACTGCTACGCGTGCTCCAAGAGCGGCAGTTCCGGCGGTTGGGCGGCAAAGATTTGATCGAAGTCGATATGCGTGTGATCTCGGCAACCAATCGCGAGCCGTTTGAAGCCGTGAAAGAGCGGGCCTTGCGCCACGATTTGTATTATCGCTTGAATGTCATTCCGATCACGCTGCCGCCGTTGCGCGAGCGCAAGGACGACATTGCGTTGTTGTGCCGCGGGTTTTTGCAGAAATTTTCCAGCGGGCATCAGCCGCAAGCCCTGGAATTATCGCCGGAAGCACTGACCTGCTTGATGGGCTATTCCTGGCCCGGGAATGTGCGGGAATTGCAAAACGTGATGGAACGGGTGGCCTCGCTGGCAACCGGGCCGCGCATCGAAACCTCGGATTTACCGGAGTATTTGCGGGACAGTTATCATACGCCGCTGCGCGCCGGTCACAGCGACGAGCAAAACGGCGTCGCCAGCGCAGCGGAATTGCCGTTGCGGGAAGCGCGCCAACAATGGATGGAAAAATTCGAGCGGAACTATTTAATAGAATTGATGAATCGCTGCAACGGCAACATCAGCCGGGTGGCGCGCAAGGCCGGCGTACACCGCATGACGATTTATCGCATGCTGAAACATTATGACATTACCATTTCTCCGCGGCGCGCACAATGA